In Exiguobacterium sibiricum 7-3, a genomic segment contains:
- the purQ gene encoding phosphoribosylformylglycinamidine synthase subunit PurQ, which yields MKFAVIVFPGSNCDLDMYHAVKDALGEEADYVFHTETSLEGYDGVLLPGGFSYGDYLRCGAIAQFSPIMEEVKRFAAEGKTVLGVCNGFQILVEAGLLPGVLHRNTGLKFMCRTVELKVENNETRFTSDYAAQETITIPIAHGEGNYYCDDATYAMLQTNRQIAFTYTDNPNGSRGDIAGITNKAGNVLGMMPHPERAVELLTGGTDGLKLFTSLVKQGAHHVKTTV from the coding sequence ATGAAGTTTGCCGTCATCGTTTTTCCCGGATCGAACTGTGATCTAGATATGTATCATGCTGTCAAAGATGCACTTGGCGAAGAAGCGGACTATGTCTTCCATACAGAAACGTCCCTTGAAGGATACGACGGCGTCTTGTTACCGGGCGGCTTCTCCTACGGTGACTATCTCCGGTGTGGAGCGATCGCTCAATTCTCACCGATCATGGAGGAAGTGAAACGATTTGCGGCAGAAGGAAAAACAGTCCTCGGCGTCTGCAACGGTTTCCAAATTCTCGTTGAAGCCGGACTTCTCCCGGGTGTCTTACACCGCAATACGGGACTGAAGTTCATGTGCCGTACGGTTGAACTGAAGGTTGAAAACAATGAGACGCGTTTTACATCCGACTATGCAGCGCAAGAAACGATTACGATTCCGATCGCGCATGGAGAAGGCAACTACTACTGTGACGATGCGACGTATGCGATGTTACAGACGAACCGACAAATTGCCTTTACGTATACCGATAACCCGAACGGATCACGCGGCGATATCGCCGGCATCACGAATAAAGCCGGTAACGTTCTCGGCATGATGCCACACCCGGAACGGGCAGTTGAGCTGCTGACCGGCGGAACGGATGGACTTAAGTTATTCACTTCACTCGTCAAACAGGGGGCACATCATGTTAAAACAACAGTCTGA
- the purK gene encoding 5-(carboxyamino)imidazole ribonucleotide synthase has translation MKRIGILGGGQLGRMMALSARQMGYSLITLDPTENAPCAQVADQQIQAPFMDVEAAKRLAAESDVVTYEFENISHEVAEAIGNKLIHGTELLFRTQHRIREKELIEQLGYKVAPYQAVQTSEDLLEAKQQLGLPFVLKTARFGYDGKGQMVIRTELDLQTAMKNFESTEYVAEKWLPFDQEISVIVARSEQETKVFPVSENIHQDNILHLSIVPARISSGLEQQAVDLATRLANDVDLIGTLAIELFVVGSELIVNELAPRPHNSGHYSIDACETSQFEQHIRAICGLPLGDTRLTTPVVMANILGQHITALDEALPMLSSRTKVHLYGKQDAKQGRKMGHLNILADSVEEALAEVARLQIWKETVR, from the coding sequence ATGAAACGGATCGGTATCTTAGGTGGGGGACAACTAGGTCGGATGATGGCTTTATCTGCACGGCAAATGGGCTATTCGCTCATCACGCTTGATCCAACTGAAAACGCACCGTGTGCGCAAGTAGCGGATCAACAGATTCAAGCACCGTTTATGGACGTCGAGGCAGCGAAACGACTTGCCGCCGAATCAGATGTCGTGACCTATGAGTTTGAGAATATCTCACACGAAGTAGCGGAAGCAATCGGCAATAAACTGATTCACGGGACAGAACTTTTGTTTCGGACCCAACACCGGATTCGGGAGAAAGAACTGATTGAACAGCTTGGTTACAAGGTAGCGCCTTACCAGGCAGTTCAGACAAGCGAAGATCTCCTCGAAGCCAAACAGCAGTTAGGTCTCCCGTTCGTCTTGAAAACAGCACGCTTTGGTTACGATGGAAAAGGACAGATGGTCATTCGGACAGAGCTGGATTTACAAACAGCGATGAAGAACTTTGAATCAACCGAGTATGTTGCAGAAAAATGGTTGCCGTTTGATCAAGAAATCTCCGTCATTGTCGCGCGAAGTGAGCAGGAAACGAAAGTTTTCCCGGTCAGTGAAAATATCCATCAAGACAACATCCTGCATCTGTCGATCGTTCCCGCCCGTATCTCAAGCGGCTTGGAACAACAAGCGGTTGACCTGGCGACGCGTCTCGCGAACGATGTCGATTTGATCGGCACACTGGCAATCGAACTGTTCGTCGTCGGTTCCGAACTGATCGTCAACGAACTGGCGCCGCGCCCACATAACTCGGGTCATTATTCGATTGATGCGTGCGAGACGTCACAGTTCGAGCAACACATACGAGCCATCTGCGGACTGCCGCTCGGCGATACCCGCTTGACGACACCGGTCGTCATGGCGAACATCCTAGGTCAACATATCACAGCATTAGACGAGGCATTACCGATGTTATCCTCACGGACGAAAGTCCATTTATACGGAAAACAGGACGCAAAACAAGGGCGGAAGATGGGGCATCTGAACATCTTGGCGGATTCGGTCGAAGAAGCGTTAGCCGAAGTTGCGCGCCTGCAGATATGGAAGGAGACGGTTAGATGA
- the purC gene encoding phosphoribosylaminoimidazolesuccinocarboxamide synthase gives MQPLYEGKAKRLYTTQDQDVLRIVYKDEATAFNGEKKAEFAGKGELNNRLTSHFFEVLAAAGIPTHFIERTSEREQLVRRVTIIPLEVVVRNVVAGSLSKRLGIEEGTVLETPIVEFYYKDDSLGDPLVTPAHINLLKIATTKELSLLEQEANRVNDVLRPYFDEKGITLIDFKLEYGKTPAGDILLADEISPDTCRLWDKETGEHLDKDVFRRNIGSLIDTYQTLFNRLGGNGQ, from the coding sequence ATGCAACCACTTTATGAAGGAAAAGCAAAACGATTATACACGACGCAGGATCAGGATGTGCTCCGCATCGTCTACAAAGACGAAGCTACGGCATTCAATGGAGAGAAGAAGGCAGAGTTTGCCGGTAAGGGAGAACTCAACAACCGTTTGACGAGCCACTTTTTTGAGGTCCTCGCAGCGGCCGGAATTCCGACCCACTTCATTGAACGGACATCGGAGCGCGAACAGCTCGTACGTCGTGTCACGATCATTCCACTGGAAGTCGTCGTTCGAAACGTCGTCGCCGGAAGCCTCAGTAAACGGCTGGGCATCGAAGAAGGAACGGTGCTCGAAACACCGATCGTCGAGTTTTATTATAAAGATGACAGCTTAGGCGATCCGCTTGTCACACCGGCACACATCAATTTACTGAAGATTGCGACTACGAAGGAGCTTTCCTTGCTCGAACAGGAAGCCAATCGTGTCAACGATGTCTTACGTCCTTACTTTGATGAAAAAGGAATCACACTGATTGATTTTAAACTCGAATACGGTAAAACACCCGCGGGTGATATTTTACTAGCAGACGAAATCTCACCGGATACATGCCGGTTATGGGATAAGGAAACAGGCGAACACCTCGACAAAGATGTTTTTCGCCGCAATATCGGATCACTCATCGACACGTACCAAACACTATTCAATCGCCTAGGGGGAAACGGACAATGA
- the purS gene encoding phosphoribosylformylglycinamidine synthase subunit PurS, whose amino-acid sequence MKKVTVAVALRESILDPQGVAVKGGLSQLGFAGVEEVRIGKRIELLVSDETTDAMIHEMCQKLLVNTVMEDYRFDVEEVTTV is encoded by the coding sequence ATGAAAAAGGTTACAGTAGCGGTCGCATTACGGGAAAGCATTTTAGATCCACAAGGTGTCGCGGTCAAAGGCGGTCTTAGCCAGCTTGGTTTTGCAGGTGTCGAAGAAGTTCGGATCGGCAAGCGGATTGAGTTGCTCGTTTCAGATGAGACAACGGACGCGATGATTCATGAGATGTGTCAGAAACTGCTCGTTAACACTGTGATGGAAGATTACCGTTTTGACGTAGAAGAGGTGACGACCGTATGA
- a CDS encoding NETI motif-containing protein: protein MAKKQKMRVAVEENETISDCLDRIDAMGYRPTVRREEPIFGLDANGEPYPIRQQIIFDCKPKLEAENV from the coding sequence ATGGCAAAAAAGCAAAAAATGCGAGTTGCCGTAGAAGAAAATGAAACGATCAGTGATTGTCTGGATCGGATCGATGCCATGGGTTATCGTCCGACCGTACGACGAGAAGAACCGATTTTTGGACTGGATGCGAATGGCGAACCGTATCCTATTCGTCAGCAAATCATTTTTGACTGCAAACCGAAACTCGAAGCTGAGAATGTCTGA
- the purE gene encoding 5-(carboxyamino)imidazole ribonucleotide mutase yields the protein MSKVEIGVIMGSQSDWVTMQKTCDVLDQLDIAYEKKVVSAHRTPDLMFRYAESARERGLKVIIAGAGGAAHLPGMVAAKTTLPVIGVPIQSKALQGIDSLLSIVQMPGGVPVATVAIGDAGAKNAGLLAAQILGTVDERIARALDHMRVELEGDVIASEVHLT from the coding sequence ATGAGTAAGGTGGAAATCGGAGTCATCATGGGCAGTCAATCGGATTGGGTGACCATGCAGAAAACGTGTGATGTACTGGATCAGTTGGATATTGCGTACGAAAAGAAAGTTGTGTCGGCACACCGGACACCTGACTTAATGTTTCGTTATGCGGAATCTGCTCGGGAACGAGGATTAAAAGTCATCATTGCCGGTGCAGGCGGAGCCGCCCATCTTCCGGGAATGGTTGCTGCAAAGACGACATTACCGGTAATCGGTGTCCCAATTCAAAGCAAAGCACTTCAAGGCATCGATTCCTTACTCTCAATCGTCCAAATGCCCGGTGGTGTTCCAGTCGCGACAGTTGCGATTGGTGACGCTGGAGCAAAAAATGCGGGTTTACTTGCTGCTCAGATTCTTGGAACGGTCGACGAACGGATTGCCCGAGCTTTAGACCATATGCGGGTCGAACTAGAAGGAGATGTCATCGCTTCCGAGGTGCATCTGACATGA
- the purB gene encoding adenylosuccinate lyase, which translates to MIERYTRPEMKAIWTEQNKFEAWLKVEILACEAWSELGVIPKEDVELLWENASFDVNRINEIEQETRHDVIAFTRAVSETLGEERKWVHYGLTSTDVVDTALSYLLKQANDILAADLDRFIEILKVKANEHKYTVMMGRTHGVHAEPTTFGLKLALWYEEMKRNKVRFEAARETVEYGKMSGAVGTFANIDPFIEKYVCEKLGTKPAPVSTQTLQRDRHAHYMSTIALIATSIEKMATEIRGLQKTETREVEEFFAKGQKGSSAMPHKRNPIGSENMTGLARVIRGHMVTAYENVSLWHERDISHSSAERIILPDATGLLNYMLNRFGNIIKNLTVFPENMKRNMDRTFGVIFSGHVLLALIEKGWSREAAYDFVQPRAMQAWEEQIMFRDVLWQEADIQQLFTEEELDACFDPTYHTSRVDEIFERCGLN; encoded by the coding sequence ATGATCGAACGCTATACACGTCCTGAGATGAAAGCGATCTGGACAGAACAGAATAAATTCGAGGCTTGGTTGAAAGTTGAGATTTTAGCATGTGAAGCATGGAGTGAACTTGGGGTGATTCCAAAAGAAGACGTCGAGTTGCTGTGGGAAAACGCTTCGTTTGATGTCAATCGGATCAATGAAATCGAGCAAGAGACACGACACGACGTCATCGCCTTCACACGTGCCGTATCGGAGACACTTGGCGAAGAACGCAAATGGGTTCATTACGGACTGACGTCAACGGACGTCGTTGATACGGCGTTATCGTATCTGTTGAAACAAGCAAATGATATCTTGGCGGCCGATCTCGATCGTTTCATCGAGATTTTAAAAGTCAAAGCCAACGAACATAAATATACGGTCATGATGGGACGTACACACGGCGTACACGCCGAGCCGACGACGTTTGGTCTGAAGCTCGCCCTTTGGTACGAAGAAATGAAACGCAATAAAGTCCGGTTCGAGGCAGCACGGGAAACAGTCGAATACGGCAAGATGTCGGGAGCGGTCGGAACGTTTGCGAACATCGACCCGTTCATCGAAAAATATGTCTGCGAGAAGCTTGGTACGAAACCGGCACCGGTCTCGACGCAAACCCTGCAACGTGATCGTCATGCCCATTACATGTCGACGATTGCCTTAATCGCGACATCGATTGAAAAGATGGCGACGGAAATTCGTGGCCTTCAAAAAACGGAGACACGTGAAGTCGAAGAATTCTTCGCCAAAGGTCAAAAGGGATCATCGGCGATGCCGCATAAACGCAATCCAATCGGTTCAGAGAACATGACCGGTCTTGCACGGGTTATCCGCGGCCATATGGTGACAGCGTATGAAAACGTTTCGCTGTGGCATGAACGCGATATCTCGCACTCGTCTGCGGAACGGATCATTTTGCCGGATGCGACGGGATTACTCAACTACATGCTGAACCGGTTCGGTAACATCATTAAAAATCTGACGGTCTTCCCGGAAAATATGAAACGCAACATGGACCGGACGTTTGGTGTCATCTTCTCCGGTCACGTCTTACTCGCCTTGATTGAAAAAGGTTGGTCACGTGAAGCGGCATACGACTTCGTCCAACCGCGGGCGATGCAGGCATGGGAAGAACAAATCATGTTCCGCGATGTCTTATGGCAGGAAGCGGACATTCAACAACTCTTTACAGAAGAAGAACTCGATGCTTGTTTTGATCCAACGTATCATACGAGCCGAGTGGATGAAATCTTTGAACGGTGTGGCTTGAACTAA
- a CDS encoding proline dehydrogenase family protein, translating into MIEKITGPVFEYLAEDKRLIQVARKVGLPLGGTFFVGGQTLDETVETVQTLNRDGRAVTIDCLGEFIESEHDAAAIANECIKVIHRISEEGLNAQVSLKLTSVGLRLDPRIAVTQMTRILETAERFDMRVTVNMEEEAVCETIIQVFEQLRQRFSNVGIALQANLYRTRFDLERLQSTVRVVKGAYTGPKDIYIERKETVDMTYLQLVKQNLLQGCYTQVATHDEDMIQEIIRFVHRQGIGPEQFEFQMLQGMRPNRQKELVDEGYRVVIYVPHGVDWYTYLMKRLAERPANIVFTAISMLRL; encoded by the coding sequence ATGATTGAAAAGATTACAGGTCCCGTCTTTGAATACTTGGCGGAAGACAAACGGTTGATTCAGGTGGCGCGAAAAGTCGGTTTGCCTTTAGGTGGAACATTTTTTGTTGGCGGGCAGACATTGGACGAAACAGTTGAAACCGTTCAAACATTAAATCGAGACGGGCGGGCAGTGACAATTGACTGTCTAGGTGAATTCATTGAATCGGAACATGATGCGGCAGCAATCGCCAATGAATGCATTAAAGTCATCCATCGGATTTCAGAGGAGGGACTGAATGCTCAAGTCTCACTGAAACTCACATCAGTCGGCTTACGACTCGATCCACGAATCGCGGTAACACAAATGACCCGAATTTTAGAAACGGCAGAACGTTTTGATATGCGTGTGACGGTTAATATGGAAGAAGAGGCCGTTTGTGAGACGATCATCCAAGTTTTTGAACAGTTGCGGCAGCGGTTCTCAAATGTCGGAATCGCGTTGCAAGCCAATTTATACCGAACGCGTTTTGATCTCGAACGCTTGCAATCCACCGTTCGTGTCGTCAAGGGGGCGTATACCGGTCCAAAAGATATTTATATTGAACGAAAAGAAACCGTTGATATGACATATTTACAGCTGGTCAAACAAAACCTGTTGCAAGGGTGTTATACGCAGGTGGCGACACATGACGAAGACATGATTCAAGAAATCATCCGTTTCGTGCATCGACAGGGAATCGGACCCGAACAATTTGAATTTCAGATGCTTCAAGGGATGCGGCCGAACCGGCAAAAGGAATTAGTAGATGAGGGATACCGTGTCGTGATCTATGTCCCGCATGGCGTTGATTGGTATACGTATTTGATGAAACGTTTGGCGGAACGGCCGGCAAACATCGTCTTTACCGCAATCAGTATGTTAAGACTCTAA